A genomic stretch from Pyxidicoccus xibeiensis includes:
- a CDS encoding DUF1592 domain-containing protein, which translates to MIHDPDRPGGPGTPGGPGPAVVEQPARSVRMARLTHAQWSSTVQELLRLDAPPTSLAEAFRADPSQSGFLFDNDARALSVDEALWGAYQRAAAELAGQVTTDAAKLARILPASAATPEERARAFVESFGLRAHRRPLTSAEAETYLALYRKGPQAYAGMPAFEGGIRLVLEAFLQSPHFLYRVERSTEAQKDRVPLDDYEVASRLSYGLWGAMPDDALFTAAREGALRSREGVATQARRMLQDARAKSVVEAFHRTLFDVPRYATIRPSPTRFPEVSGRFAEYATRENTLFVRDVVFSRQGRFSDLLTSPSTFVNAELARVYGLSGTYNDDFVPVTLDSRERKGVLTQVGFLASHATSADPDPIHRGVFLSERILCQKIGAPPANIPPLPAPQGRTNREVVASHTEAPGTNCASCHSTLINPLGFPFEGYDAIGRHRTTDNGHPVNASSAPFIGSDQVQVRDALDLADALAASEPVHACYARHWVEYLHGRPFAEEDGPLVERLGKLSKEGGLSIVDLVVEVVTSAGFVNRHPEELP; encoded by the coding sequence ATGATTCACGACCCGGACCGGCCCGGTGGCCCCGGTACGCCGGGGGGGCCCGGCCCCGCCGTCGTCGAGCAGCCGGCCCGCTCCGTGCGCATGGCGCGCCTGACGCACGCGCAGTGGTCCAGCACCGTGCAGGAGCTGCTCCGGCTGGACGCGCCGCCCACCTCCCTGGCGGAGGCCTTCCGCGCGGACCCCTCCCAGAGCGGGTTCCTCTTCGACAACGACGCGCGCGCCCTCTCCGTGGACGAGGCCCTCTGGGGCGCCTACCAGCGCGCGGCCGCGGAGCTGGCCGGACAGGTGACGACGGACGCGGCGAAGCTCGCGCGCATCCTGCCGGCGTCGGCCGCCACCCCCGAGGAGCGCGCCCGCGCCTTCGTGGAGTCCTTCGGCCTGCGCGCGCACCGGCGCCCGCTGACGTCCGCGGAGGCGGAGACCTACCTCGCGCTGTACCGCAAGGGGCCCCAGGCCTACGCGGGCATGCCGGCGTTCGAGGGCGGCATCCGGCTGGTGCTGGAGGCCTTCCTCCAGTCGCCCCACTTCCTCTACCGCGTGGAGCGCAGCACGGAGGCCCAGAAGGACCGCGTGCCGCTCGACGACTACGAGGTGGCCTCGCGGCTGAGCTACGGCCTGTGGGGTGCCATGCCGGACGACGCCCTGTTCACCGCCGCGCGCGAGGGGGCCCTGCGCTCCCGCGAGGGCGTGGCCACGCAGGCGCGGCGCATGCTCCAGGACGCGCGCGCGAAGAGCGTGGTGGAGGCCTTCCACCGCACCCTCTTCGACGTGCCCCGCTACGCCACCATCCGGCCCTCGCCCACGCGCTTCCCGGAGGTGTCCGGGCGCTTCGCCGAGTACGCCACCCGGGAGAACACGCTGTTCGTCCGGGACGTCGTCTTCTCGCGCCAGGGCCGCTTCAGCGACCTGCTCACCTCGCCGTCCACCTTCGTCAACGCCGAGCTGGCGCGCGTCTACGGGCTGAGCGGGACGTACAACGACGACTTCGTCCCCGTGACGCTGGACTCGCGCGAGCGCAAGGGCGTGCTCACCCAGGTGGGCTTCCTGGCCTCGCACGCGACGTCGGCGGACCCGGACCCCATCCACCGCGGCGTCTTCCTGTCCGAGCGCATCCTCTGCCAGAAGATTGGCGCGCCGCCGGCCAACATCCCGCCGCTCCCCGCGCCCCAGGGGCGCACGAACCGCGAGGTCGTCGCCTCGCACACCGAGGCCCCCGGGACAAACTGCGCCTCGTGCCACTCGACGCTCATCAACCCGCTCGGCTTCCCCTTCGAGGGCTACGACGCCATCGGCCGCCACCGCACCACGGACAACGGCCACCCGGTGAACGCCAGCTCGGCCCCCTTCATCGGGAGCGACCAGGTGCAGGTGCGTGACGCGCTGGACCTGGCGGACGCGCTCGCGGCCAGTGAGCCGGTGCATGCGTGCTACGCGCGGCACTGGGTGGAGTACCTCCACGGGCGCCCGTTCGCCGAGGAGGACGGGCCGCTGGTGGAGCGGCTCGGGAAGCTGTCGAAGGAGGGCGGGCTGTCCATCGTCGACCTCGTCGTGGAAGTCGTCACCAGCGCGGGCTTCGTGAACCGCCACCCGGAGGAGCTGCCATGA
- a CDS encoding DUF1552 domain-containing protein: MSTRGISRRTILRLGGTGLVLPFLPSLLPATARAQSAPSHKCFVMLRTEHGGILQRDMFPLDATLTESLPYAGHTVRRGPLRPTVSDGETRVSAVLRAPSSELTASMVQKLWVLNGLDIPFYIGHHRGGTLGNFSASDQAPDAVKQNGIRQTIDQIMAWSPSFYGDAAGVRERAIIRGHLSFAHSDPRLRQGPVEPVGNTVDGSNQHLFDRLFGDVTGGQPLISGAVMENFRRLRNGNRRLSSADRRRLDDHLERLAELDRKLNTVARCQSPVRPTTSSGQYTGQPTYGRDPEAQSLSHELWNDVYTLALSCGVSRIVVAGAPETFSTFAGDWHQEIAHQAASSEPAYSTLLAAHHLFFRRVFLDLASKLEAVDMGDGTRLLDHSLLAWAQESGNYTHDHTSAPIVAFGGAEGFFRTGQYCDYRNLAKTTGQGPAGEPRWFGLLWHQWLGTVLQSMGIPRTEWEDTSQCRGYPNYKYDDIPDWAGPQGSTGPVYPDSVWNAAGEVLPFLRV, encoded by the coding sequence ATGAGCACGCGTGGCATCTCGCGCCGCACGATTCTCCGGCTGGGCGGAACAGGGCTGGTGCTGCCCTTCCTCCCCAGCCTCCTGCCGGCGACGGCGCGCGCCCAGTCGGCACCCTCCCACAAGTGCTTCGTGATGCTGCGCACGGAGCACGGGGGCATCCTCCAGCGGGACATGTTCCCCCTGGACGCCACGCTGACGGAGTCCCTGCCGTACGCGGGCCACACGGTGCGCCGGGGCCCGCTGCGCCCCACCGTGTCGGATGGCGAGACGCGCGTGTCGGCGGTGCTGCGAGCCCCGTCGAGCGAGCTCACCGCCTCGATGGTTCAGAAGCTGTGGGTGCTCAACGGCCTGGACATCCCGTTCTACATCGGCCACCACCGGGGCGGCACGCTGGGCAACTTCTCCGCGAGCGACCAGGCGCCGGACGCGGTGAAGCAGAACGGCATCCGGCAGACCATCGACCAGATCATGGCCTGGTCTCCGTCGTTCTACGGGGACGCGGCGGGCGTGCGCGAGCGCGCCATCATCCGGGGGCACCTCTCGTTCGCGCACTCGGACCCGCGCCTGCGGCAGGGACCGGTGGAGCCGGTGGGCAACACCGTGGATGGCTCCAACCAGCACCTCTTCGACCGCCTGTTCGGAGATGTCACCGGCGGCCAGCCGCTCATCAGCGGCGCGGTGATGGAGAACTTCCGGCGCTTGCGCAATGGCAACCGGCGCCTGTCTTCAGCGGACCGCCGCCGGCTGGACGACCACCTGGAACGGCTGGCCGAGCTGGACCGCAAGCTGAACACGGTGGCGCGCTGCCAGTCGCCGGTGCGTCCGACGACGTCGAGCGGCCAGTACACGGGCCAACCGACGTACGGGCGGGACCCGGAGGCGCAGTCCCTGTCGCACGAGCTCTGGAACGACGTGTACACGCTGGCGCTGTCGTGCGGCGTGTCGCGCATCGTGGTGGCGGGCGCGCCGGAGACCTTCAGCACCTTCGCGGGCGACTGGCACCAGGAGATTGCCCACCAGGCGGCCAGCAGCGAGCCCGCGTACAGCACGCTGCTGGCAGCGCACCACCTCTTCTTCCGCCGCGTCTTCCTGGACCTGGCGAGCAAGCTGGAGGCGGTGGACATGGGCGACGGCACCCGGCTGCTGGACCACAGCCTGCTGGCGTGGGCGCAGGAGTCGGGCAACTACACGCACGACCACACCAGCGCGCCGATTGTTGCCTTCGGTGGCGCGGAGGGCTTCTTCCGCACGGGGCAGTACTGCGACTACCGCAACCTGGCGAAGACGACCGGGCAGGGCCCCGCGGGAGAGCCACGCTGGTTCGGGCTGCTGTGGCACCAGTGGCTGGGCACGGTGCTCCAGTCCATGGGCATCCCTCGGACGGAGTGGGAGGACACCTCCCAGTGCCGGGGCTACCCCAACTACAAGTACGACGACATTCCGGACTGGGCGGGCCCCCAGGGCTCGACGGGCCCCGTGTATCCGGACTCCGTCTGGAACGCCGCGGGTGAGGTGTTGCCGTTCCTCCGGGTGTGA
- a CDS encoding DUF1552 domain-containing protein, with protein MKLSRRLVLKGIGGAVLGLPLLESLMPRAARAADSAALPYAIFFRQGNGVAAAQNTSELGAEPERFWPSALGALTTQSMAGRAVGVLSDHRANLLLVRNINMKDYDYGDGHARGALQGMTARGPVVEGAGGSSEASGESLDHRIGRVLNPQQRDSLFFYAGRRGGWLGGPCISYRGSGARRAALHDPWVAYQTMIGGPGGLTPEAREQLLVRQRSVNDLVKAQLQQLQQRPELSSSDRQRLDLHLSNVRDLEVALSCRMRADQELIFQQQAPGYDSTVGDEVLATAKLHMDIAVLAVACGTTRAAVIQVGNGNDGDTRYRDPATGQLMENFHYISHRRSSHDSSGGIISGSDVLHHQVDLQFASAFKYLLDRLAAYQLPDGKRLLEHGVSVWYNDLGNGPAHSAWNIPYVLAGGCNGFLKQGVYVAASGGGNPNHNRLLNTIGSAVGLKNAAGGNLDDFGDPALPKGVLSELIA; from the coding sequence ATGAAGCTGAGTCGCCGGCTGGTGTTGAAGGGCATCGGCGGGGCCGTGCTGGGCCTGCCGCTGCTCGAGAGTCTGATGCCGAGGGCGGCCCGCGCGGCGGACTCGGCGGCGCTGCCGTACGCCATCTTCTTCCGGCAGGGCAATGGCGTGGCCGCGGCCCAGAACACGTCGGAGCTGGGCGCCGAGCCGGAGCGCTTCTGGCCGAGCGCCCTGGGCGCGCTCACCACGCAGAGCATGGCCGGGCGGGCCGTGGGCGTGCTCTCGGACCACCGCGCCAACCTGCTGCTGGTGCGCAACATCAACATGAAGGACTACGACTACGGGGACGGCCACGCCCGGGGCGCCCTGCAGGGGATGACCGCGCGAGGCCCCGTGGTGGAGGGTGCGGGCGGCAGCTCCGAGGCCTCGGGCGAGTCGCTGGACCACCGCATCGGCCGCGTGCTCAACCCGCAGCAGCGTGACTCGCTCTTCTTCTACGCGGGCCGGCGCGGCGGCTGGCTCGGGGGCCCCTGCATCTCCTACCGGGGCAGCGGGGCGCGCCGGGCCGCGCTGCATGACCCGTGGGTCGCGTACCAGACGATGATTGGCGGCCCGGGCGGCCTGACGCCCGAGGCCCGCGAGCAGCTGCTCGTCCGGCAGCGCAGCGTGAACGACCTGGTGAAGGCCCAGCTCCAGCAGCTCCAGCAGCGCCCGGAGCTGAGCTCGTCCGACCGCCAGCGGCTGGACCTGCACCTGTCCAACGTGCGGGATCTGGAGGTGGCCCTGAGCTGCCGCATGCGCGCGGACCAGGAGCTCATCTTCCAGCAGCAGGCGCCCGGCTATGACAGCACGGTGGGCGACGAGGTGCTCGCCACCGCGAAGCTGCACATGGACATCGCCGTGCTGGCGGTGGCGTGCGGCACCACCCGCGCGGCCGTCATCCAGGTGGGCAACGGCAACGACGGCGACACGCGCTATCGCGACCCGGCGACGGGGCAGCTGATGGAGAACTTCCACTACATCTCCCATCGCCGCAGCTCACACGACTCCAGCGGCGGCATCATCAGCGGCTCGGACGTGCTGCACCACCAGGTGGATCTCCAGTTCGCGAGCGCCTTCAAGTACCTCCTGGACCGGCTGGCGGCCTACCAGCTGCCGGACGGCAAGCGGCTGCTCGAGCACGGCGTGTCCGTCTGGTACAACGACCTGGGCAACGGGCCGGCCCACTCGGCGTGGAACATCCCCTACGTCCTGGCCGGAGGCTGCAATGGCTTCCTCAAGCAGGGCGTCTACGTCGCGGCCTCGGGCGGCGGCAACCCCAACCACAACCGGCTGCTGAACACGATTGGAAGCGCGGTGGGGCTGAAGAACGCAGCCGGCGGGAACCTGGACGACTTCGGCGACCCGGCGCTCCCCAAGGGCGTGCTCTCCGAGCTCATCGCCTGA
- a CDS encoding DUF1592 domain-containing protein has translation MHTLRLTRTLFVVAAALLASCKGDIGGAPEPPPGTPPPPVAPEELPLRRLSAVQFQNTLRDVLTRTLGATEAGAVLRDGSVAALLQSYPKDLRVPIPGESHGGFLRMDQGVQQRHIDISYSLGLRVGELLGTSAPRRGLLLGACATDASTANDESCLGDFISRFGRLALRRPLDADDVAFYRAAVSDPPVSALAVHKVVALMLTAPEFLYLVEHGQAEAEGTESRLTAHELAARLSYHFWQTMPDEALAAAADSGALLTEAGYRQQVERLVGDSRAHQALGEFFSQWFRLDDLEEFDARVGDPIFDAFRGSFTPSGDTRERINAEVADLVTWLAAHDGTLQDVLTDRHAFARNADLAALYGVPQWDGASEPPTFAEPQRSGLLTRIAFLATGSANTRPIIKGYRIRNALLCEPIPPPPAEAMMTRVELSPELTTREVVERLTETQGSCPSCHRTHLNPLGFVTENFDALGRFRSAQRLFDSNGQQVAERPVRTDTALAMLSGDTRPVSSAADVTQLILESGQYEDCFARQYFRYTFARAESDAADQPMLDALNAAARGRQSLRAVLASVALRPEFQRRDFR, from the coding sequence GTGCACACGCTTCGACTCACGCGCACCCTCTTCGTAGTCGCGGCGGCCCTGCTGGCCTCCTGCAAGGGTGACATCGGGGGAGCTCCCGAGCCGCCACCCGGAACACCACCGCCGCCGGTGGCGCCCGAGGAGCTGCCGTTGCGGCGGCTGTCGGCCGTGCAGTTCCAGAACACGCTGCGCGACGTGCTCACCCGGACGCTCGGCGCCACGGAGGCCGGCGCGGTGCTCCGGGACGGCTCGGTGGCGGCGCTGCTCCAGAGCTACCCGAAGGACCTGCGCGTCCCCATTCCGGGTGAGTCGCATGGCGGCTTCCTTCGCATGGACCAGGGCGTGCAGCAGCGGCACATCGACATCTCCTACTCGCTCGGGCTGCGCGTGGGCGAGCTGCTGGGGACCAGCGCCCCGCGGCGGGGGCTGCTGCTGGGCGCCTGCGCCACGGACGCCAGCACGGCCAATGATGAGAGCTGCCTGGGCGACTTCATCTCCCGCTTCGGGCGCCTGGCCCTCCGGCGGCCCCTGGACGCGGACGACGTGGCCTTCTACCGCGCGGCCGTGAGCGACCCGCCTGTCTCCGCGCTCGCCGTGCACAAGGTGGTGGCGCTGATGCTGACGGCGCCGGAGTTCCTCTACCTCGTCGAGCACGGGCAGGCCGAGGCGGAGGGCACCGAGTCGCGGCTGACGGCGCACGAGCTGGCCGCGCGGCTGTCGTACCACTTCTGGCAGACGATGCCGGACGAGGCGCTCGCCGCGGCGGCGGACTCGGGCGCGCTGCTCACCGAGGCCGGCTACCGCCAGCAGGTGGAGCGCCTGGTGGGTGACTCGCGCGCGCACCAGGCCCTGGGCGAGTTCTTCAGCCAGTGGTTCCGCCTGGACGACCTGGAGGAGTTCGACGCGCGCGTGGGGGACCCCATCTTCGACGCGTTCCGCGGCAGCTTCACCCCGAGCGGCGACACCCGCGAGCGCATCAACGCCGAGGTGGCCGACCTGGTCACCTGGCTGGCGGCGCATGACGGCACCCTGCAGGACGTGCTCACCGACCGGCACGCCTTCGCACGCAATGCCGACCTGGCGGCGCTCTATGGCGTGCCGCAGTGGGATGGCGCGTCGGAGCCGCCCACCTTCGCCGAGCCCCAGCGCTCCGGGCTGCTGACGCGCATCGCCTTCCTCGCCACCGGCTCCGCCAACACGCGGCCCATCATCAAGGGCTACCGCATCCGCAACGCGCTCCTGTGCGAGCCCATTCCCCCGCCGCCCGCCGAAGCCATGATGACGCGGGTGGAGCTGTCGCCCGAGCTCACCACGCGCGAGGTGGTGGAGCGCCTCACGGAGACGCAGGGCTCCTGCCCCTCCTGCCACCGGACGCACCTCAACCCGCTGGGCTTCGTCACCGAGAACTTCGACGCGCTGGGGCGCTTCCGCTCCGCGCAGCGGCTCTTCGACAGCAATGGCCAGCAGGTGGCCGAGCGGCCGGTGCGCACCGACACGGCGCTCGCCATGCTGTCAGGTGACACCCGGCCGGTGTCCTCGGCGGCGGACGTCACCCAGCTCATCCTCGAGAGCGGCCAGTACGAGGACTGCTTCGCGCGGCAGTACTTCCGGTACACGTTCGCCCGCGCCGAGAGCGACGCTGCCGACCAGCCCATGCTGGACGCCTTGAATGCGGCGGCGAGGGGCCGCCAGTCGCTGCGCGCGGTGCTGGCCTCCGTCGCGCTGCGCCCCGAGTTCCAGCGGAGGGACTTCCGATGA